In Nocardioides sp. zg-1228, a single window of DNA contains:
- a CDS encoding CPBP family intramembrane glutamic endopeptidase → MTTTDDVRPWWRLRDTPVPGGVPDLAKALLWAELAIVLLLSLGRSAVYSVVSIVSALTAPGPLSSQAANLNNSLAPDRPWLDLTYQLLRIGFALVPVALAAYLLVRSGTRLREVWARDGGGSTWRDWGRGAWLAAGVGSVGVVFYLATYALGTNLTVVAQSLPGEWWRVPVLVLAAAENAVLEELVVLGFVQVRLRQIGFGDTAAIGLAALLRGSYHLYQGLGGFVGNLAMGLLFGWLFRRWGRVMPFVVAHTLLDVGAFVGYAVLAGRVDWLPTL, encoded by the coding sequence GTGACGACCACCGATGACGTACGCCCGTGGTGGCGGCTGCGGGACACCCCCGTCCCGGGCGGGGTGCCCGACCTGGCGAAGGCGCTGCTGTGGGCCGAGCTCGCCATCGTCCTGCTCCTCTCGCTCGGGCGCAGCGCGGTCTATTCGGTCGTCAGCATCGTCTCGGCGCTCACCGCCCCGGGTCCGCTGTCGTCGCAGGCGGCCAACCTCAACAACTCGCTGGCCCCCGACCGGCCGTGGCTCGACCTGACCTACCAGCTGCTGCGGATCGGCTTCGCGCTGGTGCCGGTCGCGCTGGCGGCCTACCTGCTGGTCCGCTCCGGCACCCGGCTGCGCGAGGTGTGGGCACGCGACGGCGGCGGGAGCACGTGGCGCGACTGGGGCCGCGGCGCCTGGCTGGCGGCCGGCGTCGGGTCGGTGGGCGTGGTGTTCTACCTCGCGACCTACGCGCTCGGCACCAACCTCACCGTCGTCGCGCAGTCGTTGCCGGGGGAGTGGTGGCGGGTGCCGGTGCTGGTGCTGGCGGCGGCGGAGAACGCCGTGCTCGAGGAGCTCGTGGTGCTCGGCTTCGTGCAGGTGCGGCTGCGCCAGATCGGCTTCGGCGACACCGCTGCCATCGGCCTCGCGGCCCTGCTGCGCGGCAGCTACCACCTCTACCAGGGCCTCGGCGGCTTCGTCGGCAACCTCGCGATGGGCCTGCTGTTCGGCTGGCTCTTCCGTCGCTGGGGCCGGGTGATGCCGTTCGTGGTCGCCCACACGCTGCTCGACGTGGGGGCGTTCGTGGGGTACGCCGTGCTCGCCGGGCGGGTCGACTGGCTGCCGACCCTGTGA